TATGCCAAACTCCGCTATATATTAATGCTgtatatgtttatgtatatgtttatgtaaactgtataatttgtgtatgtatttaaTCCTATGAGCTGTATATTTGCTTAcggaataaagaattattattattattattaccaGGAGCGGGTCCAGGTAAGGGCGTAATGGGCATaccccctttaaaaaaaaaccaactattATAATCTGCTCATTTTTTATTGACTACGACAATTTATCATATTCTTTAATTGAACATGTGTTcaattaaagaatatttatttcttttatactgATTCCCCCATCTGATGGGTGACTTGGACACCCTTTTTGATCTTTTTTAAACCACCAAAAACGGTAAGTAAATCTATTCATGGAActattataaatacaatgttacactattgttatTGCAAAAGTTAGATTCTACGCCCCCTCTTTCGAATATCCTGGAAACGCCCCTGATTGCCATAGTGTTTCTTGCTATGATCATCATGATGTGCCTCTATAGTGGACAATAAATTGTTGACCCTGAAGATGTTTTCCAGTTACCCCCGGGTTATTTCTGGAGCCCATGTTGctcaatatttagtttttcaatatattgttttgttaaattgtcTTCTGCGCACTTTTTTGGTTATTTCAACAATTATTTGTTCGTCTTTGGTTTTGATTTGGACCATGACATTTTCtccctttttgtttttaaaacctttCTTGgaatatttataactttattttcaatgcCGTTGCAGATTATACCTGAATCTATTCATGATCTAACCTTTGCTAAGAACACCTCTCATAAACTTGGTTTTATTATACACAGACACAGAACACTTAGTGCCATTAATAAACGTCAACAAAACtatttgtatgaaatattcgATTAGAACAATACTGAtccatttattttatgtttaaattgttccactaaaacacaattaaaataaaatattttaaatgcaatttaattgaaaatatagaTTTACATGATTGTCCTTGCAAAATAAAATCCGGAATTAAAAGTAATGGTTTACAAATTAACAAAGTAACATAATGGAAAAACGTGTCCGAATAAAGATAAATGAACAATAAATCACATTTTCTCTTTATTAACATAGGAAATAACTGAGGAAACACAAGATATGGACACTTTATGTAGTTGTTAGTACTTTAAATACCACTTAAAACAATCGTGCCTATATCAAGGCGGTCATATTATATTGGTAGAGAAAAGGGTACCAGGAGAGAGTCCCAACTCAGAAAACTGGTTTCATGTATCTTTATCAACTAAGATAGATTTCGATCCCACCCGGCGACTAGCAAGATTCGAAATTCACATCGTCTTTGTTGACATGACAGTGATAACTGCAGATGAACTAAACAGACTAATtatcaggcccgtagccaggaattccCAAGAgggggttcgtttgactcacaaaattgactttaacagtcacaattcgaacagaacattgactttaacagtgcttatttgttttcaaggggggggggggggggggggggtcgtccgaacccccccacgaacccccctggctacgggtatgattatacatataaaaaagaaaactctccacaaaGACCAAACGAGACTGTAACTTACAACTAAacgtcactgtacggccttcaaccatgAGTAAAGttaataccgcatagtcagcggTAAAAAAATAGGTGCCGACCTATTGCTAATCAAATGATGGATATGAAAAAGGGAGAAGAGTGTAGTATTAAAAAACTCATGTAACCCTGCGACAAAcgcatgtgcctgtcccaactAAGGAACGTGATCGGTGGTCTAGACTAGGAAATGGTCTGGGccgcgttcaatatcgtagctgctacgtagtgctacgtagatttttGTCTATTGAACGTGTAGCCTGCCTATAGTTtctacatagatattgatagctGCTACTATATTGAACACTAACCTGATCATGACATTAGAATATATTCAATGCAAACCATAAACACCCTTCTATAACATGAAAGGTAAACCACATTACATGATTGTTTAGATAATGCTGTTTGCAGAACGTCcagtaaacaatatttcaaaaatattctttacatagttgtcaataaaacatatatgcAAACGTTTTATTAGTCATTTTAATGCAAAGCCTTGCAGACTAAGTGTTTTGAAGAAAAGTGAAACGCTGttaaaaagactttttttattacaaaaatggATTGTATTAGACAATTTTACAATGGTTTGTTTTCAAGAGCCAAAAGTATCAATCTTCTCGTGGATCACCGTGCTTTGTTCTCTGACCCTCCGTGCACATGGAATCATTTATTAATACAATGTTATACACATTGTATAAATTAAGGTGGCTCCATGCTTGATATTCataaaatgttgacaaaaaTACTGGTTTACTTTGacaatctgacaaaaaaaatcaaaattaaaaaaatgcttttgtGATTTTCACACTTTATCGGGAATACTTTATTGGGTATATTGCAGTTTTACAAACACTGAGTTTggtcaaaaactttaaactgattttacagagttatctccctgtattgGTATGTGTCAAACAATTGACCTTATCTAAATTAACAGTTTCGTTTACGgctcaaaatatatagtatggGCAAAGCAAATTCCAGTTCATAATAAGGTGCTAAAATGCAAATCTAGTTTCAGgcaaattacaaaacaaagtcCTATAATGTATGATCGCAAATGTAACCACAATGTAACAAGAGTTCGAAGAAATCAACTCCATGCGTCAGGCTATAAATATAGGAACAGATCCGATGTTGCAGGATAAAAACAATCTGACGTTGCCGACTATACCATAGTTATGGAGTGTGCAACACttgcgtgttaaatttggaAATATGCTTTTGAGTTGAAAAAAGcattaatgatattttaaaaacggTTGACCTTATTTGTAACATGACAATTCATTAGCAACTGCTCGATAAAGCTATGCATAAAGTGAGCGGGTTCAGTGAGATATATTCTTAGGCTAGattcaaaaatgttcaaaagaacCCTGGTTCACGAAAATTTAACGTACATAATTGCTTGTAATTTGATAAGATAAGTGTTCATATCATGCTTTCTCGTACATAGTTTTGTCCagattttcttttacataaaatgCATATAATCGGTAGATTTATTAGACGGTGAGGACGAATCATTCAAACTCATGCTATCATCTCGGTCATATTGTGAAATATCATTGTAGGGTGCAATATCAATGACATTTGACGGGTGATCGTCGACATCGAAGACGTCATCATGGTTCTGATTTCTGCTATACGAAACAGAGGCTGCAGCACTTGATTTTGCGCGGGAATAATCAACGCCTTCCATCTGACTCATGCAAATTTCAAACTGCTTCTGTGCTTGTAATCTGGTTGGTATAATTTGCTTGCTCGCCTTGGAATTTTCAGCATACTTTTTCTCCTGTTGAAAATTACAGCAACATCGACAAAGTATGCAAATTATTATTCCAATACCTAAAAATATTCCAAATGCAACTGACATCCCGACAATCATGTCCGAGTTGATACCAGATGAGCCCTACAATAAGTAAACATTGAACactattataataaaaaaaaatgtttaaatatcagctcatataattgtaaaaaatatactaGTCTTCCGTGTATTtgcatttgtttcaaaaatattgtttaatttcagTCAATTTACGTTAcaaattgattgaaaaaaacgCGAATACTAGTAGTATGAGGTAAAGATTTACATACCAATCAAGGCCCTAAACCGCGAACAAAACCCTACTCGAAAATAACGTGATATACACGTACGGTATTTAGAACTTACCGTGTATACTGCTGGTGTGGATGTTACAagatctgaaaattaaaaaaacaataatataaactatatattcaATA
This is a stretch of genomic DNA from Mytilus trossulus isolate FHL-02 chromosome 6, PNRI_Mtr1.1.1.hap1, whole genome shotgun sequence. It encodes these proteins:
- the LOC134723323 gene encoding chondrolectin-like isoform X1 → MFNLVLFLLSGILWKIGDCVISWEVTHHKDNSNGYTWEEADTICKENGKVLAVVDSQEKWEKLKYVITGGNRYTAPADVYIGLQFTGSINNFTWSNGVQASWTKWYDNEPYFTDTRHCVRLDVYTDYSFRTSDCSYKHHFACSYEVYIPDPVVQDLVTSTPAVYTGSSGINSDMIVGMSVAFGIFLGIGIIICILCRCCCNFQQEKKYAENSKASKQIIPTRLQAQKQFEICMSQMEGVDYSRAKSSAAASVSYSRNQNHDDVFDVDDHPSNVIDIAPYNDISQYDRDDSMSLNDSSSPSNKSTDYMHFM
- the LOC134723323 gene encoding uncharacterized protein LOC134723323 isoform X2; amino-acid sequence: MFNLVLFLLSGILWKIGDCVISWEVTHHKDNSNGYTWEEADTICKENGKVLAVVDSQEKWEKLKYVITGGNRYTAPADVYIGLQFTGSINNFTWSNGVQASWTKWYDNEPYFTDTRHCVRLDVYTDYSFRTSDCSYKHHFACSYEDLVTSTPAVYTGSSGINSDMIVGMSVAFGIFLGIGIIICILCRCCCNFQQEKKYAENSKASKQIIPTRLQAQKQFEICMSQMEGVDYSRAKSSAAASVSYSRNQNHDDVFDVDDHPSNVIDIAPYNDISQYDRDDSMSLNDSSSPSNKSTDYMHFM